CTGGAAACACCGATATCTAGTGCTTCTTGCACAGTATTTACACCAACTATTTGAATAGAGGACGGTGGCGTCCATCCACCAAGATTCCTTTTCGGGCAAAACACTCGTTTGAACCCAAGTTTCGCCGCTTCCTGAACCCGTTGTTCTATTCGTGAAACTCGTCTTATTTCTCCGGTTAAGCCCACTTCCCCAACAAAAATATCATCTGGCTTTGTTGGCTGATCACGGAAACTTGACGCAATACTCACAGCTATGGCTAGGTCAATTGCAGGCTCGTCCAGTTTCACCCCGCCAGCAACTTTTACATATGCATCCTGATTTTGCAGCATCAGCCCTACCCTTTTTTCGAGTACCGCCATCAATAATGGAACCCGATTGTTATCGATTCCCGTTGCCATACGCCTTGGGTTACCAAAACTTGACGGTGAAATTAGTGCCTGAATTTCCACTAGTACTGGTCTTGTTCCTTCCATTGAAGCGACAACCGTTGAGCCAGCCGCCCCTTGTGATCGCTCCTCCAGAAATATTTCGGAAGGATTCATGACCTCCTTTAGCCCTTCTTCCTTCATTTCAAAAATACCCATTTCATTGGTACTTCCAAAGCGGTTTTTCACACCGCGCAATATTCTATATGTGTGATGGCGCTCACCCTCAAAATAGAGCACAGCATCCACCATATGTTCGAGTAATCGTGGCCCAGCAATAGACCCTTCTTTTGTTACGTGCCCGACGATAAATATCG
This Virgibacillus phasianinus DNA region includes the following protein-coding sequences:
- the radA gene encoding DNA repair protein RadA — translated: MAKRKTKYVCQECGYESARWMGKCPGCNNWNTLVEEVDSPSKNGRHTSIGSSLNPQSRPEKITTIESDKEPRITTKMKEFNRVLGGGVVPGSLVLIGGDPGIGKSTLLLQISSQLADKQLPVLYISGEESAKQTKLRADRLAIKSDLLYVLAETNLYDISNQISILKPSFVVIDSIQTIFKEEVTSAPGSVSQVRECTSELMKIAKSNGIPIFIVGHVTKEGSIAGPRLLEHMVDAVLYFEGERHHTYRILRGVKNRFGSTNEMGIFEMKEEGLKEVMNPSEIFLEERSQGAAGSTVVASMEGTRPVLVEIQALISPSSFGNPRRMATGIDNNRVPLLMAVLEKRVGLMLQNQDAYVKVAGGVKLDEPAIDLAIAVSIASSFRDQPTKPDDIFVGEVGLTGEIRRVSRIEQRVQEAAKLGFKRVFCPKRNLGGWTPPSSIQIVGVNTVQEALDIGVSR